The following are from one region of the Magnetococcales bacterium genome:
- a CDS encoding ABC transporter substrate-binding protein, translating to MKRLLALILAAILLVWWYHPAKLQPPPARPLILGVVPILNGFILEAHSRGFLKKEGINLVIQPYLTGRHLFDALIGGELDLGVVGLVPLALEAADHASLRILATTAKFHGLYRILANPEAGIHTPEDLQGHLIGLTRDSSMHYFLYNFLVNLRIPPSRVRLRYYDSPAHLPAALMAGEIDAYCAREPFLRSSRTPPSSETVVFDAPELWANLLNLVGLASRLEARSQDVSVLMRGLLKAEESLLSGGKWQESQPTPWHRAEYGLLLDQELVVQLEDVVRWSMRQKLGGPQRMPNFMAFIDHRFLDALKPDAVTLIH from the coding sequence ATGAAACGGCTGCTCGCCCTGATCCTTGCCGCGATACTGCTGGTCTGGTGGTACCATCCCGCCAAACTTCAGCCTCCCCCCGCTCGCCCCCTGATCCTGGGGGTGGTTCCCATTCTCAACGGCTTCATCCTGGAGGCCCACAGCCGGGGATTCCTCAAAAAGGAGGGAATCAACCTGGTCATCCAACCCTATCTGACGGGACGACACCTGTTTGACGCCCTGATCGGCGGGGAGTTGGACCTCGGTGTTGTCGGGCTGGTGCCCCTGGCCCTGGAAGCTGCGGACCACGCCAGCCTGCGCATTCTGGCCACCACGGCCAAGTTTCACGGTCTTTACCGCATTCTGGCCAATCCGGAAGCCGGGATCCACACTCCCGAGGATCTTCAAGGCCACCTCATCGGTCTGACCAGAGACTCTTCCATGCACTACTTCCTCTACAATTTCCTGGTCAACCTGCGCATTCCCCCCTCCCGGGTGCGTCTGCGCTACTACGATTCACCTGCCCACCTGCCTGCGGCCCTGATGGCCGGAGAGATCGATGCCTATTGCGCCAGGGAGCCCTTTCTGCGAAGCAGCCGCACCCCTCCGTCCAGCGAAACCGTGGTCTTCGACGCACCGGAACTTTGGGCCAACCTGTTGAACCTCGTGGGGCTGGCTTCCCGCCTGGAGGCCCGGAGTCAGGACGTTTCCGTCTTGATGAGGGGGCTGTTGAAGGCGGAGGAGTCGCTTCTTTCCGGCGGGAAATGGCAGGAATCTCAACCAACTCCCTGGCATCGGGCCGAATACGGTCTGCTTCTCGACCAGGAGCTGGTGGTGCAACTGGAAGATGTGGTGCGCTGGAGCATGCGCCAGAAGCTGGGCGGGCCGCAACGCATGCCCAACTTCATGGCCTTTATCGATCACCGCTTTCTCGATGCCCTGAAACCCGACGCGGTTACCTTGATCCACTGA